In Acidisarcina polymorpha, one DNA window encodes the following:
- a CDS encoding DJ-1/PfpI family protein gives MRVIPVAFPISQGVVIIDFCGPWEVFNSADLPGHQGKVFETYTVAETLEPITASGGMKIIPNYTFETAPPPKVVVIPAQGGANEAMLAWIRSVTRATDVTMAVCVGAFVLADTGLLAGRSATTFHNAYARFEARYPDIHLKRGARFVEDGNLASAGGLSSGIDLAIRVIERYYGREAAEKTAYLLEYQGKGWQDSNSNEIYAK, from the coding sequence GTGCGGGTTATACCGGTAGCCTTTCCTATCTCCCAGGGTGTAGTGATCATTGATTTCTGTGGACCGTGGGAGGTCTTCAACTCCGCCGATCTTCCCGGCCATCAAGGAAAGGTATTCGAAACCTATACCGTCGCTGAGACTCTTGAGCCGATTACTGCAAGCGGCGGGATGAAGATCATTCCCAACTACACCTTCGAAACCGCGCCGCCACCCAAGGTCGTCGTCATCCCCGCACAGGGCGGAGCGAACGAAGCCATGCTGGCGTGGATTCGATCCGTCACCAGGGCAACCGATGTCACCATGGCGGTCTGCGTCGGTGCTTTCGTTCTGGCCGATACAGGCTTGTTGGCCGGAAGATCCGCCACCACCTTCCATAACGCATATGCACGATTTGAGGCGCGGTACCCCGATATCCACCTGAAGCGCGGAGCCAGGTTCGTGGAAGACGGCAATCTCGCCAGCGCAGGCGGGCTCTCGTCCGGCATCGATCTCGCGATTCGAGTCATAGAGCGCTACTACGGGCGGGAAGCAGCCGAGAAGACTGCATATCTGCTGGAGTATCAGGGCAAAGGTTGGCAGGACTCAAATTCGAACGAAATCTACGCAAAGTAA
- a CDS encoding NmrA family NAD(P)-binding protein, translating to MFAVMGITGNVGGAVADTLLQHGEQVRGIVRDLSKAQAWQGRGVEVVPSNYDDLLIEAFRGVEGVFIMIPPNMVPEPGFPDSVARIAAIKKAIIAAKPPRAVFLSSWGAEQPSGLGLITPNRILEQELADTGVPGAFLRPAWFMENLVYSLSGARSSGNYFSFYQPLKRPYAMVATKDVGVIGAQTLLQSWHRNRFIEISGPASYSSEDAAAALAAATGRPVTAVAVPREQWVDTLAQNGMPGDRSGAYIEMVDSLNSGWIHFGVPGTEQAKGGIDLIPTVTALAEKSE from the coding sequence ATGTTTGCAGTGATGGGAATCACCGGTAATGTAGGCGGAGCAGTCGCAGATACGCTTCTGCAGCACGGAGAACAGGTTCGTGGTATCGTCCGCGATCTTTCTAAAGCGCAGGCGTGGCAGGGTCGAGGCGTCGAAGTCGTCCCCTCGAACTACGACGATCTCCTAATCGAAGCCTTCCGCGGAGTCGAAGGCGTTTTCATCATGATCCCGCCAAACATGGTTCCTGAGCCCGGCTTTCCGGATAGCGTGGCCCGCATCGCGGCCATCAAGAAGGCGATCATCGCAGCCAAGCCGCCCAGGGCTGTCTTTCTTTCTTCCTGGGGTGCTGAGCAGCCCTCAGGTCTCGGTTTGATCACTCCAAATCGCATTCTCGAACAGGAGCTGGCAGACACAGGGGTTCCCGGTGCGTTTCTTCGCCCCGCCTGGTTTATGGAGAACCTTGTGTACAGCCTCTCCGGTGCTCGTTCCTCTGGCAATTATTTCTCCTTCTATCAGCCGCTCAAGCGTCCTTACGCGATGGTTGCCACAAAGGATGTCGGCGTCATAGGTGCGCAAACACTGCTGCAGTCCTGGCATCGTAATCGATTTATTGAAATCTCCGGCCCCGCTTCTTACTCGAGCGAGGACGCAGCTGCCGCGCTTGCAGCGGCGACGGGTCGGCCCGTCACTGCGGTCGCCGTGCCTCGGGAACAGTGGGTCGACACACTAGCCCAGAACGGCATGCCTGGCGATCGCTCCGGTGCCTATATAGAGATGGTCGACAGTCTGAACAGCGGTTGGATCCACTTCGGTGTTCCTGGGACGGAACAGGCCAAAGGCGGGATCGACCTAATTCCCACCGTAACTGCTCTCGCAGAAAAGTCCGAATAA